In Dermacentor silvarum isolate Dsil-2018 chromosome 2, BIME_Dsil_1.4, whole genome shotgun sequence, the following proteins share a genomic window:
- the LOC119442261 gene encoding GPALPP motifs-containing protein 1 isoform X2, giving the protein MSAYGPRLPEGFKTASADREDAGESNESTTTVIGPVLPPGLKLSGQDVEAPSPPSKSGQDLYGPSLPPGFTDTLPKPGIIGPVLPPGFSATSQQDAVENESDDSDDVIGPMPSEAIGDDYTDDTAARDFDRRATKMKRRLEGKDSEPEPRREEWMTALPDNLGLRIGLGSRTFRKNMEDPTADRSAWTDTPADKVRKAEKKSKKDGDAAETSRHQKRHHQEMELEEQLKQYNKEKRAESLLDMHRKKKKEEKKNEVKERREFSREEDLKISRIDPRASKTLINNAAFLNSKFSSGERKFL; this is encoded by the exons ATGTCTGCTTACGGGCCGCGGCTCCCAGAAG GTTTCAAAACCGCATCTGCCGATCGCGAAGATGCTGGAGAAAGCAACGAATCAACAACCACCGTCATTGGACCGGTGCTCCCGCCTGGCTTAAAGCTGTCTGGGCAGGACGTCGAAGCACCTTCGCCTCCTAGCAAAAGTGGGCAGGATTTGTACGGGCCAAGTTTGCCGCCGGGGTTCACGGACACATTACCTAAACCCGGCATCATCGGACCCGTTTTACCGCCTGGTTTTTCAGCGACTTCGCAACAGGACGCTGTTGAAAACGAGAGTGACGATTCGGACGACGTCATCGGGCCGATGCCATCTGAGGCTATTGGCGATGACTACACAGACGACACCGCTGCGCGGGATTTTGACCGTAGAGCGACCAAGATGAAAAGGCGACTCGAGGGAAAG GATTCAGAACCTGAACCCCGCCGAGAAGAGTGGATGACAGCATTGCCAGACAACTTGGGCCTTCGAATTGGCCTGGGGTCCAGGACATTTCGGAAGAACATGGAGGATCCAACAGCTGACCGCTCTGCTTGGACAGACACACCTGCAGACAAAGTCAGAAAGGCAGAG AAAAAGTCGAAAAAAGATGGAGATGCAGCTGAGACCTCGCGCCATCAGAAGCGACACCATCAGGAAATGGAGCTTGAGGAGCAGCTGAAGCAATACAAT AAGGAAAAGAGGGCAGAGTCACTTCTCGATATGCataggaaaaagaagaaagaggaaaaaaag AACGAAGTTAAGGAACGGCGGGAGTTCAGTCGTGAAGAAGACCTGAAAATCAGCCGGATTGACCCAAGAGCCAGCAAAACATTGATCAACAATGCTGCTTTCCTGAACTCAAAGTTTTCATCTGGTGAAAGGAAGTTTCTTTGA
- the LOC119442261 gene encoding GPALPP motifs-containing protein 1 isoform X1, which produces MSAYGPRLPEGFKTASADREDAGESNESTTTVIGPVLPPGLKLSGQDVEAPSPPSKSGQDLYGPSLPPGFTDTLPKPGIIGPVLPPGFSATSQQDAVENESDDSDDVIGPMPSEAIGDDYTDDTAARDFDRRATKMKRRLEGKDSEPEPRREEWMTALPDNLGLRIGLGSRTFRKNMEDPTADRSAWTDTPADKVRKAEQKKSKKDGDAAETSRHQKRHHQEMELEEQLKQYNKEKRAESLLDMHRKKKKEEKKNEVKERREFSREEDLKISRIDPRASKTLINNAAFLNSKFSSGERKFL; this is translated from the exons ATGTCTGCTTACGGGCCGCGGCTCCCAGAAG GTTTCAAAACCGCATCTGCCGATCGCGAAGATGCTGGAGAAAGCAACGAATCAACAACCACCGTCATTGGACCGGTGCTCCCGCCTGGCTTAAAGCTGTCTGGGCAGGACGTCGAAGCACCTTCGCCTCCTAGCAAAAGTGGGCAGGATTTGTACGGGCCAAGTTTGCCGCCGGGGTTCACGGACACATTACCTAAACCCGGCATCATCGGACCCGTTTTACCGCCTGGTTTTTCAGCGACTTCGCAACAGGACGCTGTTGAAAACGAGAGTGACGATTCGGACGACGTCATCGGGCCGATGCCATCTGAGGCTATTGGCGATGACTACACAGACGACACCGCTGCGCGGGATTTTGACCGTAGAGCGACCAAGATGAAAAGGCGACTCGAGGGAAAG GATTCAGAACCTGAACCCCGCCGAGAAGAGTGGATGACAGCATTGCCAGACAACTTGGGCCTTCGAATTGGCCTGGGGTCCAGGACATTTCGGAAGAACATGGAGGATCCAACAGCTGACCGCTCTGCTTGGACAGACACACCTGCAGACAAAGTCAGAAAGGCAGAG CAGAAAAAGTCGAAAAAAGATGGAGATGCAGCTGAGACCTCGCGCCATCAGAAGCGACACCATCAGGAAATGGAGCTTGAGGAGCAGCTGAAGCAATACAAT AAGGAAAAGAGGGCAGAGTCACTTCTCGATATGCataggaaaaagaagaaagaggaaaaaaag AACGAAGTTAAGGAACGGCGGGAGTTCAGTCGTGAAGAAGACCTGAAAATCAGCCGGATTGACCCAAGAGCCAGCAAAACATTGATCAACAATGCTGCTTTCCTGAACTCAAAGTTTTCATCTGGTGAAAGGAAGTTTCTTTGA